One genomic region from Cucumis melo cultivar AY chromosome 9, USDA_Cmelo_AY_1.0, whole genome shotgun sequence encodes:
- the LOC103498041 gene encoding metalloendoproteinase 2-MMP-like yields MALEELSFFTFTLLLLTFFPLISSSQPNHSHSHGKASSQFVFLNQLHGSQKGDKVEGIHQLKKYLHQFGYLNEDAQIHSENKDDEFDELLESAIKTYQKNYNLKVTGTLDAMTIAQMLKPRCGVADIIHGNTWMRSSKKRKQLEHGIVGHFHRVSHFAFFDGNPKWPATKSHLTYGFLPGTPPETVSPVARAFATWAANSHFTFSQALDNQTSDITIGFESGDHGDGYPFDGVGGVVAHAFSPSDGRFHLDADESWANGVVSGSFDLETVALHEIGHLLGLQHSSIEGAIMWPQVPEGASKGLHADDIAGIKALYNNIL; encoded by the exons ATGGCCTTGGAAGAATTATCATTCTTCACTTTCACTCTTCTCCTTCTTACCTTCTTCCCTTTAATATCATCTTCTCAACCAAACCATTCTCACTCCCATGGAAAAGCATCATCGCAATTTGTGTTTCTTAACCAACTTCATGGATCCCAAAAGGGTGACAAAGTTGAAGGTATCCACCAACTGAAGAAATACCTTCACCAATTTGGCTACTTGAATGAGGATGCTCAAATTCATTCTGAAAATAAAGACGACGAATTTGACGAGTTGCTAGAGTCCGCCATTAAAACATACCAAAAGAATTACAATCTCAAAGTTACAGGAACTCTTGATGCTATGACAATAGCTCAAATGTTGAAGCCTCGATGCGGAGTTGCAGATATCATCCATGGCAATACTTGGATGAGATCAAGCAAGAAAAGAAAGCAACTTGAACATGGAATAGTTGGCCATTTTCATAGGGTTTCTCACTTTGCTTTCTTTGACGGAAACCCTAAGTGGCCTGCTACAAAATCTCATCTCACTTATG GGTTTCTTCCAGGAACTCCACCAGAAACGGTGAGTCCGGTAGCTCGAGCTTTTGCTACTTGGGCGGCGAACTCTCACTTCACCTTCTCCCAAGCTTTGGACAACCAAACTTCAGACATAACAATAGGGTTTGAAAGCGGTGATCATGGAGATGGGTATCCATTTGATGGTGTTGGAGGAGTGGTAGCTCATGCTTTTTCACCGTCGGATGGCCGGTTTCACCTCGATGCCGACGAGTCTTGGGCGAACGGTGTTGTTTCTGGTTCTTTTGATTTGGAGACGGTGGCCTTGCATGAGATTGGACACCTTCTTGGCCTTCAACATAGCTCCATTGAAGGGGCTATCATGTGGCCACAAGTCCCCGAAGGAGCTTCCAAGGGTTTGCATGCTGATGATATTGCAGGGATTAAGGCTTTGTATAATAACATTCTTTAA
- the LOC103498042 gene encoding metalloendoproteinase 1-like: MASSKAIQIIFPFTLLFLSLFPNLNTSSPMILKHNSHNMNSSNSLMFLKNLQGCHLGDTKQGIQQIKKYLQRFGYITTNIQKHSNPIFDDTFDQVLESALKTYQTNHNLAPSGILDSNTLAQIAKPRCGVQDVIKNKKRNQNYKNNGHIHFHKVSHFTFFEGNLKWPSSKFHLSYGFLPNYPIEAIKPVSRAFSKWSLNTHFKFSHVVDYRKADIKISFERGEHGDNAPFDGVGGVLAHAYPPTDGRLHFDGDEAWSVGAISGYFDVETVALHEIGHILGLQHSTIEEAIMFPSIPEGVTKGLHGDDIAGIKTLYRV, encoded by the coding sequence ATGGCCTCTTCCAAAGCAATCCAAATCATCTTCCCTTTTACCCTTCTATTTCTTTCCCTCTTCCCTAATCTAAATACATCATCTCCAATGATCTTGAAACATAACTCCCACAACATGAACTCATCCAATTCCTTAATGTTTCTCAAGAATCTCCAAGGATGTCATTTAGGTGATACAAaacaaggcattcaacaaataaaaaaatacctTCAACGTTTTGGTTACATTACTACCAATATCCAAAAACACTCCAACCCCATATTTGATGATACTTTTGATCAAGTCTTGGAATCTGCCCTAAAAACATACCAAACAAACCACAATCTTGCACCCTCAGGAATCTTGGACTCCAACACCCTTGCTCAAATAGCCAAGCCTAGATGTGGAGTCCAAGATGtaatcaaaaacaaaaaaagaaaccaaaattacaaaaataatggCCATATTCATTTCCACAAAGTCTCTCACTTTACTTTCTTTGAAGGAAACCTCAAATGGCCGTCTTCAAAGTTCCACTTAAGCTATGGATTCCTCCCAAACTACCCAATTGAAGCAATAAAACCAGTGTCAAGAGCTTTCTCAAAATGGAGTTTGAATACCCATTTCAAATTTTCACATGTTGTAGATTATAGAAAAGCTGATATCAAAATAAGCTTTGAAAGAGGCGAACATGGAGACAACGCTCCGTTTGACGGTGTGGGAGGAGTTTTAGCTCATGCTTATCCACCAACGGATGGAAGGCTTCATTTTGATGGTGATGAAGCTTGGTCTGTGGGTGCTATTTCAGGTTATTTTGATGTGGAAACTGTGGCTTTGCATGAGATTGGACATATTCTTGGGCTTCAACATAGCACTATTGAAGAGGCTATTATGTTTCCAAGTATACCAGAGGGAGTTACCAAGGGTTTGCATGGTGATGATATTGCTGGAATTAAGACTCTTTATCGAGTTTGA
- the LOC103498172 gene encoding metalloendoproteinase 2-MMP-like — METLHQMSQARCSVPDIFENNDNETNVTTSNLHIGKFKESVRMAFEIWYGRSRFNFTEVNENKGGNIRTSFERGVHGDYHPLTNDTKTLAHTFAPTDGRFHFNADKPFSVEATYGAYHLKTMALHELGHAFGLAHSPSEDSIVFPTVPTNLEKDLDTDDIKGLWELYDGFDTMLSFPSGFNEIDAMFLEFVEELDNSTGGSSSVGDNSGSRKGHNIEGTHAIKTYLQHYGYLSKNYNIIDTNGVYNNAYDEQLECSVKKYQKFFKLNESGILDRETLSQMSQPRCSVPDIFESEDNETSITTSNLHIRSRYAFFPGRPKWSDSRNLTYSLIKNFPEKFEAAIVDAFMLWFLRSRFCFTYVSEGQKSDITISFEVGDHGDGHPFKGGVLAHAFSPEDGRLHFNGDKSFSSDLEEGKYHIRTVAAHELGHSLGLAHTNIEAAIMYPTLPSNFSKILSQDDVDGLWNFYGQSEDSTKQDVISTIENNMKKYSDNMSVRIIRDKQELAKTQ, encoded by the exons ATGGAGACATTACACCAAATGTCACAAGCTCGATGTTCGGTTCCTGACATATTCGAGAACAACGACAATGAGACAAATGTGACAACAAGTAATCTCCATATAGGAA AGTTTAAGGAATCTGTGAGAATGGCATTTGAGATATGGTATGGACGCAGTCGATTTAATTTCACAGAAGTCAATGAGAACAAAGGAGGAAATATAAGAACAAGCTTCGAGAGAGGAGTTCATGGCGATTATCATCCTTTAACTAATGATACAAAAACTTTGGCACATACTTTTGCACCAACAGATGGGAGATTTCACTTTAATGCTGATAAACCTTTTTCAGTTGAAGCTACATATGGTGCGTATCATTTGAAGACTATGGCATTGCATGAGCTTGGACATGCATTTGGGTTGGCTCATAGCCCAAGTGAAGATTCCATTGTGTTTCCCACTGTACCTACTAATCTTGAAAAGGATTTAGATACAGATGATATTAAAGGATTGTGGGAGTTATATGATGGATTTG ACACTATGTTGTCATTTCCGAGCGGTTTCAACGAAATCGATGCCATGTTCCTCGAGTTTGTAGAGGAGCTAGATAACTCTACAGGAGGGTCGTCGTCGGTGGGCGACAATTCGG GAAGTCGTAAGGGTCACAACATTGAAGGAACGCATGCCATCAAAACGTACCTTCAACATTACGGTTACTTGAGCAAAAACTACAACATTATCGATACCAATGGCGTTTATAATAACGCCTACGATGAGCAGCTAGAATGCTCCGTAAAAAAGTACCAAAAGTTCTTCAAGCTTAACGAGAGTGGAATTTTAGACAGGGAGACGTTAAGCCAAATGTCACAGCCAAGGTGTTCGGTTCCAGACATTTTCGAGAGCGAGGACAACGAAACGAGCATTACAACGAGTAATCTCCACATAAGAAGTAGGTACGCATTTTTTCCGGGGAGACCGAAATGGTCGGATTCGAGGAATCTTACATACTCTTTAATTAAGAATTTCCCAGAAAAGTTTGAGGCGGCAATAGTCGACGCATTTATGCTATGGTTCTTACGAAGCCGATTTTGTTTCACATACGTTTCCGAGGGCCAAAAGTCTGATATAACAATAAGCTTTGAAGTAGGAGACCATGGAGATGGGCATCCTTTTAAAGGAGGAGTTTTGGCACATGCATTTTCACCAGAAGATGGGAGACTTCACTTCAATGGAGATAAATCATTTTCATCTGATCTTGAAGAGGGTAAATATCATATAAGAACTGTGGCAGCGCATGAGCTTGGACATTCATTAGGGTTGGCGCATACCAATATTGAAGCTGCCATTATGTATCCCACCCTACCTTCTAATTTTTCCAAGATTTTAAGTCAGGATGATGTTGATGGGCTTTGGAATTT CTATGGTCAATCAGAAGATTCCACCAAACAAGATGTGATTTCGACTATCGAGAACAACATGAAGAAGTATTCTGATAATATGTCTGTGCGGATTATAAGAGACAAGCAAGAGCTAGCGAAGACTCAGTAA